The following proteins are encoded in a genomic region of Triticum dicoccoides isolate Atlit2015 ecotype Zavitan chromosome 1B, WEW_v2.0, whole genome shotgun sequence:
- the LOC119329885 gene encoding uncharacterized protein LOC119329885: protein MLPMELNGPPFGQPTSSTQVPTQDDFDDIDKLTLLGLEFTWSAEDYPIRPVILEEMKKIKSGKELVEEVRKIEKNINAGSTISSQFELSVAEISIDTCEVPTLSHSAEQDSESPEEEILQIQEEILEAKAQDDPELEQQSDQVEDSSSITLEEAKEVDVIEDEELETHLPIVIQERALAGSR, encoded by the exons ATGTTGCCAATGGAGTTAAATGGTCCTCCAtttggtcaaccaacatcttcaACACAAGTACCCACACAAGATGACTTTGATGATATAGACAAGCTCACATTGCTTGGTCTCGAGTTCACTTGGAGTGCCGAAGATTATCCAATTAGGCCGGTGATActagaggaaatgaagaagatTAAGAGTGGAAAGGAGCTAGTGGAAGAAGTAAGGAAGATTGAGAAGAACATCAACGCTGGCAGTACTATATCATCACAGTTTGAGTTGAGTGTggctgagatatccattgatacatgtGAGGTTCCAACACTTTCACATTCAGCTGAGCAAGATAGCGAGAGTCCAGAGGAAGAGATACTTCAGATCCAAGAAGAAATTCTCGAAGCCAAGGCACAAGATGATCCAGAGCTCGAACAACAAAGTGATCAAGTTGAAGACTCATCATCTATTACtcttgaagaagcaaaagaagtTGATGTGATTGAAGATGAAGAACTAGAAACGCATTTGCCCATCGTCATACAGGAGCGTGCTTTAGCAG GTTCGAGGTGA